The Candidatus Rokuibacteriota bacterium genome segment CCGTCTTGGGAGATGAGCACCCCGGAGCCCATCCCGGCAACGCTGGTCGGCTGGCCTTGGACCCGAGCCGCCACATCTTTTTCTTTCGTTCGGATCACGACCACGGAAGGGCTCACCTGCTTGAAGACCTGACCCAGGGTCTGGGCCTCGGCCGGCACCGAGAGCCATGCCAACATCGCTGCTGAAAAGCCGAGCGCGCGCTCGAAGTGACCGAACCGGTCAGCCGAACCAGCGAATGGCCGAAAGTACGCGATCAGGCCTTCGAGCGCGCGTAGCCGCATACGGCCGGGCATGGCCACGAACTACGTGTGGGCAGGGAGCTCTTGAGCTCCCCACCCAGGGTTTGTTTCGTCGGGTTCACTTCTTCGGAGCGCAGGGGTTCTTCGCGGCGCACGGCTGCTTAGCCGCGCAGGGCTGCTTGGCGGCGCACGGCTGCTGCGCGGCACAGGGCTGCTTCGCCGCGCAGGGATTCTTGGCCGCGCACGGGTTTGCGGGCTGCTTGACGGCGCAGGGGTTCTTAGCGGTGTGCGAATATGCCATCGCTTCCGATCCGAGCCCCAGGCTCAGCACTGCAACAACCGACGCGACGCTGATGAGTTGCCGGAGCATCCAGGTTCACCCCCCTTCTCGGACAAACTCCACTCTTTGTTAAGAAAACCACGTCGCGACTTCCTTTATTCCCGGAACCGCAATTATTTCCGGGACGGAGACCCCTTGCGCCCGGATAAAGGGCAGCTTCGAAAGGCAAGGGCTTGAGTACTACTACCAGGTCACCGACAACGTCAATCGTGACCCGGGTTCGTTCAAACCTTCCTCGTTAGCCGAGGAGCTGCCAAAGCAACGCGACCGCTCCCAACAGGAGCAGGAGGAGTGTTGAGGGTCAGATGCGCGGCACGGGTTTCTTGTCTTCAGCCATCCAATGATCCTCGTGGGTTCAATTAACGACGGCCGGATTTTCGCCGCTCCCGTCACGTGATGTCTGAGCCTGGAGCGTCACCGAGCCTCCTTCCGTTAAAACCTTCACAGACCACACGGCCCAGTGTATGATGCGATGCACAGTAAGGAGGATTCGTGGCCGCAATGGAATTGCGCGAACAGGGCATCTGTTAACGTTAAGGGACGTCGTCTGATGACAGAAAAGGCCCGCGAAGACCGGAACCTAGTGGAGGGACTGCGGCGCGGCGACGCCAGCGCGATCGAGGCGCTCGTCGACCGCTATGCCGGCTGGATCCATCGGCTGGCTCGCCGGTTGCTCGACGACCCCCGGGACGCCGAGGAGGTCACACAAGACGTCCTGCTGACCGTGGTCCAGAAGATCCAGACGTTCAGGGGCGATGCGGCGTTGTCGAGTTGGCTCTACCGAATCGCGGCCAATGCCGCATACCAGCGACTGCGGGCCAGGCGGTCCCGCGCGGAGGTCTCACTGGACGCCTTCCTCCCCGTCTTTGACGACGAGGGCCGGCATGTCCAGCCCGTGGTGGACTGGTCCAGCCAGCTCGATGATCCGGCTGTAGCCAAGGAGAGCCGAGCCGCCATCGAGCGGAGCCTCAGCCGCCTTCCCGAGGAGTATCGCATCGTCATCCTGCTCCGCGACGTTGAAGGGCTCCCCAACGAAGAGGTGGCGGCCGCCCTCGGGCTGAGTGTCGCCGCGGTCAAGTCCAGGGTTCATCGCGCCCGGCTCTTCCTTCGGCAGGAGCTCGCTCCCCTCTTCTCGCCAGCCCGCTGACTCTGATCCGAACATGCCGGGGCGCTCGGCCGGCGATGGACACCGCGTCCTCTCGGTCACTCTGCCGCTTGAGAGAGAAGAGAGTTCGGGGAGAGGGAGAATCCGCGAATCCGAGTCGAGATCTATGGGTCTCTTCGCGATGCCTCGGGCGGGATATGCCCTTCGACGACCCGCCCGAAGAGGGCCGGATTTTGCCTCAGAAGCTTCAGGATGGGCGAGGGCTCGGCCGGATGCCAGTGCACCTGATCAGCCGGCTCTGGCCACTCAAACGGCAGATGAGTCACGGTCCCGGGGCGATCGGCGTCCCGCAGCGCCTCGAGGGTCGACCAGAGCACCGCGCGCTGTGTCTCCGCGTCGTGCGGCTGGCCGACCGGTCGACCGAAGGGGAACTCGATCCCCGCCACCCGGGGCGCTCCAGCCGTGCCCGTGAGATCCGGGATCATCGAAAGCGCGATGGTGCTGATTCCCGCCGCCTCGACCGTCCGTTGCGCCAGCCCGACGGACCGGCAGCAGATGGGTCAGACCGGAATGAAAATCGCCGCATCCACGCCCTCCGCCCGCATCCGCTCGATCATCGGCGGCACCGTGGAGGTGAGGAACTCGGTCGGATCCAGGAGATATCCCATAAAGGAGTAGTGCGACGGCGCGGCGCGTCCGATCCGACCGCTGTGCTCGAGTTCGGCGAGCCGCTCGAGAGGCAGCGCCACGTTGAGGTCCTCGGTGATATACCGGGTCTCAATGTGCAGGTGGGACACGACCACGTCGCGGGCCGTGGAGGTTCGGGGAATCACCCGATACGATGGGTCCCCCCACCAGGGGTTTCGCCGCTCCCCCTCGCCGTCGAATGGTGGATCGCCCTTTACGGAGATCCCCGCGGTGCTGACCAGGGTCACGGTAGCCTCCTCTAGCCGTCGGCGGAGCGGTGCCCAGGGCACGGGCTCCCACGGGCCGCGAGCGATGAGCGACTTCACCAGCATGGCTGATGCCGGGTTCAGGTACTTGAACGAATCGACCTGGTGCCTTTCTGGATTCACGGCTCTAGCTCCCCCCTGTGTGACTCGTGTTGGCCGCTCCAGTCGCTTCAGCCACTCCGGCTGGTCGGACCTGCACATCTGCCAAGGGGCCAGGTACGTCGTGGAGAGTGATCTGGACCGAGGAGCTACGGTCAGCTTCATCGACGATGACAATGTCCACGCTGACCATCCAATGATCCTCCCAGTCGTCGGCTCGCTGACCGACTGGCCCGAAGCGGTCAGGACCGGTTCTGCTCGCGGAGAAACCGCAGCAGGCGCTCGCGCAGTTGGGGAGGAAGGTCACTTTCTGTCAGCTGGCGGGCCGCCCGAACTGTGCCGCGATAGGTGTTGAGGAAGGCGGTACACTCCTGGCAGTCTGCCAAATGGGCCGTGAGCGCCTCGGCGGTGGCGAGGTCCAGCTCTCCATCCAGGTACTCTCCGAGCAGCTCCACGATATCCCGGCACCGAAGCATCAACATCTCTCCTTCCCGCAAGGTCCGACGCTAGCCCACGGGTCTCCCGGGACTAGCCGCCTCCTCTGCTTAGAGGGCGCGTAGCCGTCCGGAGATTCAAAAAATCCTTGCGAATCCTACCCGCCGCCTCGCCCATCGTACGGGTGTCCGGACGAGCATTAGCAGCTATCGACCCCTACAACCAGGTGATGCTAACCACAGAAAGGAGAAGCGATGAAGTCGGTAAACCTTGGCTCAGCGTTCCTAGGGGGGCTCGCAGGAACCCTCGCCATGACTGCCCTGATGTACTCCGCTCCCCTCGTGGGTCTCCCTGCGATGGATCTCCTCCAGGCCCTCGGGAGCCTGCTCCCCCTGGGCGTCTCTCCATACGTAGTGGGGGGCCTCATGCACCTCGGCATCGGGGTGACACTCGCCCTCCTCTACGCCGCGCTCTTTGAACAGATCCTCCCGGGGCCGCGGTGGGCCAGGGGCGCCCTGTTTTCCCTCCTGCCCTGGCTCTTCGCCATCACCCTGATGGGCCCGGCCATGGCCTGGGTCCAGGCGGCCGTGAACCCACCCGTTGAAGCTCAGGTGGTGGTGAACCCCTGCGGAGCTTCGAGGCCCGCCAACCCGTGCGGCCTCAGGCCAGCCCCCCAGGCGGCGAATCCGTGCGCGATCCAGCCGAAGGCCGTCAATCCGTGCGGAGCCGTCGCCCCGAAGCCTGCGAATCCGTGCGCGGTGAGATCAGATGCCCAGGCCCCGAGCGCGTGGCTCCTGAGCATGATGAGCCTCATGGCCCACCTGGTCTACGGCGGAGTAATGGGAATCCTCTATCAGCGCCGCGCCGTGTAGCGGCAGAGAAAGGAGAACACGATGAGACGGTTTCTCGCTACCTTGGGTCGTCCGGTGCGACCTGCGGCGGGGCAAAAACGGCAACGGCGAGCGCTCCCACGATGAGCACGGTCCCGATCCCTCGCGGTGAGGGAGAAAGGCCGCACAGATGGTCAGCAATGGCTGACAGCTATGCTTCATTCTTCGCGCTTCTCGCAAGCTTTCCCCCGGCCGCCGGCTGGGTCGAGCTTCGCGCGAGCGACCCGCTGAGCCGCCGGAGCACCCGCTTCTGGACTGCTCCGGAAGCGGTGGGTCAAATCTCCCGCTGGCTGGGCCAACGCGGCTCCTACGTGGAGGCCTTTTTCGGCATAGCCCGCGGGTGTAGCGCTGGTCGGGACCTCGTCAGCTTGCCCGCCCTTTGGGCCAACGTTGACCAGCTTTCCGTCCATATTCCCCCCGAGGTGCCGCCGCCAACGGCCATCGTCTTCACCGGCCGGGGGCACCACCTCTACTGGGCTCTTCGGGAGGCCGTGGAGCTCACCCCCGAGAGAGTTCGAACGATTGAGCGGATCCTTCGGGGGCTCGCCCACCGGGTCCAGGGAGATCCTGGCTCCGCCCAAATCGCCCATGTCCTCAGAATCCCCGGAACTCTCAACGCGAAGTTCCAGCCGCCTGTTCGCACCGCTATGACCTTCCTTGAACCCAGCCGACGCGCCCCGCTCGAGGCGTTCCTTGCCCTCGCCGACCCGGACGAGGTCCCCGCCGAGCCCGCCCGAGCCGCAAAGGCCTGGTCTTCCGGCCACCGCTGAAGCGTACGCCTAAGCGGGCACCTTCCCGCATGGAGATTCAGGAAAACTTTACGAATCGTCTGATCTGCTTCCTCCTTCTTAGGGATGAGGCCACAAGCGGGAGGAGGCAACACCTCTCAATAACGAGTAGAAGACCACAGGAAGGAGAGGGTGGCGGGCGCGGCCTCGGGTGATACGAGCGACCTCGGCGCCCGCGGCACATGGTCGCGTCAACAGCGGCAAAAGGAGGAAGTGGCATGAGACGGTTCATTGCCGGCATGATGCTGATCGGGTTCGGGATCGGCGCGAGCGGCTGCGCCTCAGGTCTGCCGCAGCCGAGTGTGTACGCCTATCCCGCGAGAGCGCAGAGTGCCGAGCAGGCGTCGCGCGACCAAGCGCAGTGCCAAGCGTGGGCACAGCAGCAGACCGGCTTTGACCCGCTGACCGACACGGCCAAAGGCGCGGGGATCGGTGCGCTCATGGGCGCGCTGACCGGCGCGGCCGCCGGCGCGGCCATCGGCGCGGCGA includes the following:
- a CDS encoding zf-HC2 domain-containing protein — translated: MLMLRCRDIVELLGEYLDGELDLATAEALTAHLADCQECTAFLNTYRGTVRAARQLTESDLPPQLRERLLRFLREQNRS
- a CDS encoding sigma-70 family RNA polymerase sigma factor, producing MTEKAREDRNLVEGLRRGDASAIEALVDRYAGWIHRLARRLLDDPRDAEEVTQDVLLTVVQKIQTFRGDAALSSWLYRIAANAAYQRLRARRSRAEVSLDAFLPVFDDEGRHVQPVVDWSSQLDDPAVAKESRAAIERSLSRLPEEYRIVILLRDVEGLPNEEVAAALGLSVAAVKSRVHRARLFLRQELAPLFSPAR